One genomic region from Pyrobaculum islandicum DSM 4184 encodes:
- a CDS encoding zinc ribbon domain-containing protein, whose amino-acid sequence MYAYRTLKIEIPWRLIEERPDVLDLVTRMHLAAEEYARRLLKEITGQDEPKLAPEELDRLLTPDRRELARRIIEEVFPKYGLGKAFVDYAKFLWRDTVFQRAVPLNTQLRTENERDTSKAVFVDLKSGVVRVRKLGIPPFVVKLKKSDIAWIRERLQEDARLKLAYLGVDVRRGKDPTYGGLYIALVFAREVKPVEPRAIVVVDVNRLDHYIKVGLVADGRVVELLKFPKKERIRKLERIHAHISQLEKALARVDEDRDPRRALDLQRQLWKLETKRYGIIRDVVINAAREIIKLAREHQAAIVVDTIEDDTYRELKECNGNGVRKHFLDGLGQLRRRLQALAQWYGLPYVEERLYSTICPRCGAKMAEEGRRVMHCPACGFGAHRDNVPMIWAEKKYQELIEKTKQPTFSSAPATVTFLTS is encoded by the coding sequence ATGTACGCATACAGAACGCTAAAGATAGAAATCCCCTGGCGCCTCATCGAGGAGCGTCCAGACGTCCTAGACCTCGTCACGAGGATGCACCTAGCGGCGGAGGAGTACGCCAGAAGGCTGTTGAAGGAGATTACGGGACAAGATGAACCAAAGCTCGCGCCGGAGGAGCTAGACCGTCTCCTCACGCCAGACAGGCGGGAGCTGGCGCGCCGGATAATCGAGGAAGTGTTTCCCAAGTACGGGCTTGGGAAGGCTTTTGTGGATTACGCCAAGTTCCTCTGGCGTGATACAGTGTTTCAACGGGCAGTTCCGTTGAACACCCAGTTAAGAACCGAAAACGAAAGAGATACGAGTAAGGCGGTCTTTGTCGACCTAAAGAGCGGTGTCGTCAGAGTGCGGAAGTTGGGCATACCGCCTTTTGTCGTAAAATTGAAGAAGAGCGACATCGCTTGGATAAGGGAGAGACTACAGGAAGACGCCAGACTCAAGTTGGCATATTTGGGCGTTGACGTGAGGAGGGGCAAGGATCCTACTTACGGCGGCCTATACATCGCCCTGGTGTTCGCTAGGGAGGTCAAGCCGGTGGAGCCCAGGGCTATTGTCGTCGTAGATGTCAACCGGTTGGACCACTACATAAAGGTTGGCCTCGTGGCCGACGGTCGTGTCGTGGAGCTATTGAAGTTCCCCAAGAAAGAGCGGATACGGAAGCTTGAGAGGATACATGCTCACATAAGCCAATTGGAGAAAGCCCTCGCACGTGTAGACGAGGACAGAGACCCGCGTAGAGCGCTAGACCTTCAGAGACAGTTGTGGAAACTTGAGACGAAACGCTACGGCATAATCCGCGACGTCGTTATAAACGCCGCCCGCGAGATCATAAAGCTTGCGAGGGAGCACCAAGCCGCGATCGTAGTGGATACAATAGAGGACGACACCTACCGGGAGCTGAAGGAGTGCAACGGAAACGGCGTGAGGAAACACTTCCTAGACGGGCTTGGGCAGTTAAGGAGACGCTTGCAAGCGCTCGCACAATGGTACGGCCTTCCGTATGTGGAGGAGCGGCTATACAGTACGATCTGTCCTAGATGCGGCGCTAAGATGGCGGAAGAGGGGAGACGCGTAATGCATTGCCCCGCCTGCGGCTTCGGGGCACATAGAGACAACGTCCCCATGATATGGGCAGAGAAGAAGTATCAAGAGCTGATAGAGAAGACAAAACAACCCACTTTTTCCTCCGCACCGGCGACCGTCACATTTTTAACCTCGTAA
- a CDS encoding class I SAM-dependent methyltransferase, producing the protein MPKGLYAREWVEMHMRFDEIGAIKIAQDEVDRNALDLFYSDIQVQGWHRIMVKTFLKAAGVTDGQAVLEPYSREGHIAAFYHEDYKPASYLGYDPSAVFVEMAKAVAPSATFVTVSTACEISGHYDAVLLIEKLQWMPDPLRELECISRVLKPGGRLYVAQPVAESMPGYLAILTAVGAQHVFTWREVEDMLSSRFHLEKRLIRALPFYGAVFQKR; encoded by the coding sequence ATGCCAAAGGGGCTATATGCGAGAGAGTGGGTGGAGATGCATATGCGTTTTGACGAAATAGGAGCTATCAAAATAGCACAAGACGAAGTCGATAGAAACGCCTTAGACCTCTTCTACAGCGATATACAAGTACAAGGCTGGCATAGAATTATGGTAAAAACCTTCCTAAAGGCAGCGGGGGTTACAGACGGCCAAGCCGTACTAGAGCCCTACTCCAGAGAGGGCCACATAGCCGCCTTCTACCACGAGGACTATAAGCCAGCCTCTTACCTCGGCTACGACCCCAGCGCCGTCTTTGTTGAAATGGCAAAAGCTGTGGCGCCCTCAGCGACTTTTGTGACAGTTTCGACAGCATGCGAAATTTCAGGTCATTACGACGCCGTGTTACTCATAGAAAAGCTCCAGTGGATGCCCGACCCACTCCGCGAGCTTGAGTGTATTAGCCGAGTCTTAAAGCCAGGAGGAAGGCTATATGTCGCCCAGCCCGTAGCAGAGTCTATGCCGGGCTACCTCGCCATCCTCACGGCGGTGGGGGCACAACACGTCTTCACTTGGAGAGAGGTTGAAGATATGTTGTCATCTAGGTTCCACCTAGAGAAGCGCCTCATTAGAGCTCTGCCCTTCTACGGCGCGGTGTTTCAGAAGCGGTAG
- the yjjX gene encoding inosine/xanthosine triphosphatase: MIVAVASRNPNKLRAVQAAYKLFGMRAQVVPVEKPVSLPPQPIGVETVVAGAIERARAALSVVQNAEHGVGIEAGVLQAGGRYLDVTVAAIADRNGVVTIGFGPAFQVPDIFLNDVLRGVELGVLAERYFGRVAIGYKEGIIGVLTKGVVSRFDLNMAAVVMALVPRLSTNAPLYRF, translated from the coding sequence ATGATTGTCGCCGTTGCGTCTAGAAATCCAAATAAGCTGAGGGCTGTTCAAGCGGCGTATAAGCTCTTTGGGATGAGGGCGCAAGTAGTCCCCGTCGAAAAGCCTGTGTCTCTCCCTCCGCAGCCCATTGGCGTTGAGACTGTGGTCGCGGGGGCCATAGAGAGGGCGAGGGCGGCGCTTTCCGTTGTGCAAAATGCAGAACATGGCGTTGGGATTGAGGCAGGCGTACTACAGGCGGGCGGGCGTTATTTAGACGTCACTGTGGCTGCAATAGCGGATAGAAACGGCGTTGTTACAATAGGCTTTGGCCCTGCCTTCCAAGTCCCCGACATATTTCTCAACGATGTGTTAAGGGGGGTTGAGTTGGGGGTTCTGGCAGAGAGGTACTTTGGAAGAGTTGCAATCGGCTATAAAGAGGGCATAATAGGCGTGCTTACCAAAGGGGTGGTGTCTCGCTTCGATTTAAACATGGCGGCGGTAGTTATGGCGCTTGTGCCTAGGCTCTCTACAAACGCCCCGCTCTACCGCTTCTGA
- a CDS encoding methyltransferase domain-containing protein — translation MEVFRSRAVDYDRWYAAHPALYKSELDAVSRFDCRGGVEVGVGTGRFAAPLGLRVGVDPVREMLKLAPRELELVEAVGEALPLREKSLPCALLVVTLCFVDNPRAVLREAARVAERVVACIVPRESPWGRLYVEMGARGHPFYSRARFYTVREVVEIAEGMRPLRIVATLSRPPGEKEEVEEAREVSIEKAERMGFVCIEFKV, via the coding sequence GTGGAGGTTTTTAGGTCTAGGGCGGTGGACTACGATAGGTGGTACGCGGCGCATCCTGCGCTGTATAAGTCGGAGCTAGACGCCGTATCTAGGTTCGACTGCCGCGGGGGCGTGGAAGTGGGCGTCGGGACGGGGAGGTTCGCCGCGCCGCTTGGGTTAAGAGTGGGCGTAGACCCCGTGAGAGAGATGCTTAAGTTAGCTCCGCGGGAGTTGGAGCTGGTGGAGGCGGTGGGGGAGGCCCTCCCGCTGAGGGAAAAATCCCTCCCCTGCGCCCTCCTGGTCGTTACCCTCTGTTTCGTGGACAACCCGAGGGCGGTTTTGCGCGAAGCCGCGAGGGTGGCCGAGAGGGTTGTGGCGTGTATAGTGCCGAGAGAGTCGCCCTGGGGCAGACTGTACGTAGAGATGGGCGCGAGGGGCCACCCCTTCTACTCGAGGGCGAGGTTCTACACCGTCAGAGAGGTAGTAGAAATAGCCGAGGGGATGAGGCCTTTGCGTATAGTCGCCACTCTCTCTAGGCCGCCAGGCGAGAAGGAAGAGGTAGAGGAGGCTAGAGAGGTGTCTATAGAAAAGGCTGAGCGTATGGGCTTTGTCTGTATCGAGTTTAAAGTATGA
- a CDS encoding M20/M25/M40 family metallo-hydrolase: MDVAALLEEVLKIYSPPHGEGELARWLQRYLRQYVPDVWIDEAGNVIAVKGRGEPVVWLHAHMDTVPGPLPVRREGDVLWGRGAVDDKGPLAAYTKAFLEAEPRGTLVLALVTAEEDDSAGTEALLKGGPPRPRYIYVGEPTSLHVAYAYRGGAKVYIELESRGGHASSPIYGNIVEELYAIYQEIKRALGHAERYDAFTVTPTVINCGDAPNKIPTRCTMVLDVRIPPGRTCHDLLSALPPQARARSCVEPAEVSPINPAARALIRGLLKLGLEPKLSKKWGTADFNLLVDLTRDIAAFGPGDPRLAHTEDEHIDVKEVELAAEVLKNAIAELK; this comes from the coding sequence ATGGACGTCGCCGCCTTACTTGAGGAAGTGCTCAAAATCTACAGCCCTCCCCACGGCGAGGGCGAGTTGGCCAGGTGGCTCCAGCGCTATCTGAGACAATACGTCCCAGACGTATGGATCGACGAGGCTGGTAACGTAATTGCTGTGAAAGGCCGCGGCGAGCCTGTCGTGTGGCTACACGCCCACATGGACACAGTGCCCGGCCCCCTGCCAGTGAGGAGGGAGGGGGACGTGCTGTGGGGCCGCGGGGCGGTAGACGACAAAGGCCCCTTGGCAGCTTACACAAAGGCCTTCCTCGAGGCAGAGCCCCGGGGGACTCTGGTGCTTGCCCTTGTCACTGCCGAAGAAGATGACAGCGCCGGCACGGAGGCCCTCCTGAAGGGGGGACCCCCCAGGCCCCGCTATATTTACGTGGGGGAGCCCACCTCTCTCCACGTGGCGTATGCCTACAGAGGCGGCGCCAAGGTGTACATAGAGCTGGAGTCTAGAGGCGGCCACGCCAGCTCCCCCATATACGGCAACATCGTGGAGGAGCTCTACGCCATATACCAAGAGATCAAGAGGGCCCTTGGACACGCCGAGAGATACGACGCCTTCACTGTCACGCCCACTGTGATTAACTGCGGCGACGCCCCAAACAAAATACCGACGAGATGCACTATGGTTCTAGACGTGAGGATACCCCCCGGTAGGACATGCCACGACCTCCTCTCGGCCCTCCCCCCGCAGGCAAGGGCGAGGAGCTGCGTAGAGCCGGCCGAGGTCTCGCCCATAAACCCAGCCGCCAGGGCGCTCATCAGAGGGCTGTTAAAACTCGGCCTAGAGCCCAAGCTCAGCAAGAAGTGGGGCACAGCCGACTTCAACCTCCTCGTCGACCTCACCAGAGACATCGCCGCCTTTGGCCCCGGCGACCCGCGGCTAGCTCACACGGAGGATGAACACATAGACGTCAAAGAGGTAGAGTTGGCGGCGGAGGTTCTGAAAAACGCTATCGCCGAACTAAAATAG
- a CDS encoding Fis family transcriptional regulator codes for MFLRSALELARKLGAFTAAQAASYLGISLEEVERRLDKLVEGGALRAVVIAGVKFYYRDPQTAAEVILDSVDISTLPREEREKLMRL; via the coding sequence ATGTTTCTTAGGTCGGCGTTGGAACTTGCGAGGAAACTAGGCGCCTTTACTGCAGCTCAAGCCGCGTCGTATCTTGGGATCTCTTTAGAGGAGGTCGAGAGGAGGCTAGATAAATTGGTAGAGGGGGGAGCGCTGAGGGCTGTGGTGATAGCTGGCGTTAAGTTTTATTATAGAGACCCGCAGACTGCCGCCGAGGTGATACTCGACTCAGTAGATATCTCTACACTTCCCAGAGAGGAGCGGGAAAAGCTTATGAGGCTATGA
- a CDS encoding cupin domain-containing protein — protein sequence MTWRWEKVNECMERRYISGEGATVAQFRLKAGCVAQRHSHPNEQISVVLEGVIEFDIGGMRFTASTGDVVYVPPGVEHEAVAITDAVVIDVFSPPRKDWVTK from the coding sequence ATGACCTGGCGTTGGGAGAAAGTAAACGAATGTATGGAGAGGCGCTATATATCTGGAGAGGGAGCCACAGTGGCGCAGTTTCGATTAAAGGCCGGCTGCGTCGCACAGAGACACAGCCACCCAAACGAGCAGATCTCTGTGGTATTAGAGGGTGTTATAGAGTTTGACATAGGTGGGATGAGATTTACTGCATCTACAGGAGATGTGGTATATGTACCGCCGGGCGTAGAACATGAGGCCGTGGCAATAACCGACGCCGTGGTAATAGACGTCTTCTCACCGCCTAGAAAAGACTGGGTTACTAAATAG
- a CDS encoding S49 family peptidase, which yields MAEKALAVGIALALAIGVAALFAVFYICQPKPAAPQPVKPKIVLVSVDFVIGGPETDKLVKALTELSQRDDVAGIVLVINSPGGTVSGTETLYTTLLGLNKTKYAVIVGLGASGAYYTAVAAERIYAAPSSWVGSIGVVAVIWPDLYLYDAADYIYTTGPLKYYGEDLHGYYDDVEKIRQNFVEAVLRGRAGRIKADPAVLETAGLFTAEEALKLGLVDKIGGVLDAARDMAEELGLRNYSLVYLGDLMNMTAAAASAWRVPLSQLLNASPIPIFYIYPGVLQIDVRAGVPRNVTLPTSPLGKPYVVLDMSHGNMVPRGFIEVLRAELAVRGFALVAAASENQLTSLLANATGLVVVNPTAPFSRDALAAVLNATARGVRTAYFYDMRASAVVISGGAAYVAPYSAYAVFDPLPMYFNMSGLRAVYNFTAGGRTYLQNWQFVYVEPSGNWTLLSGVRRLVLFSPSAVATNAPHRLTVRGYVFGYGEGNYTVAAQAGNFLFVGSVRSFTPYFITLGDNRRFFSNVVAWLTEPRQIKAAKAPHASGVIYVGG from the coding sequence ATGGCTGAGAAAGCTCTTGCCGTTGGAATTGCACTAGCTCTTGCCATTGGCGTGGCGGCCCTTTTCGCCGTGTTTTATATATGTCAGCCAAAGCCGGCGGCCCCCCAGCCTGTTAAGCCAAAAATAGTCCTCGTCTCTGTGGATTTTGTCATCGGCGGCCCCGAGACAGATAAGTTAGTAAAGGCGCTTACAGAACTTTCACAAAGAGACGACGTGGCAGGCATAGTGCTTGTGATAAACTCGCCAGGCGGCACAGTCTCTGGGACAGAGACACTCTACACTACTCTCCTCGGTTTAAACAAGACGAAATACGCCGTGATTGTCGGCCTCGGCGCCTCCGGCGCCTACTACACCGCCGTGGCGGCCGAGAGGATATACGCGGCGCCCTCCAGCTGGGTGGGTAGCATCGGCGTTGTGGCCGTCATCTGGCCTGACCTATACCTATACGACGCAGCTGACTATATATACACCACAGGGCCGTTGAAGTACTACGGCGAAGATCTCCACGGCTATTACGACGACGTAGAGAAAATCAGACAAAACTTTGTAGAGGCTGTGTTGAGGGGGAGGGCGGGAAGAATCAAGGCGGACCCGGCGGTTTTAGAAACCGCAGGCCTCTTCACGGCGGAGGAGGCATTGAAGCTAGGCCTCGTGGATAAAATAGGAGGGGTCCTCGACGCCGCGAGAGATATGGCAGAGGAGCTGGGCCTTAGGAACTACTCCCTGGTCTACCTAGGCGATTTGATGAACATGACGGCGGCGGCCGCCTCGGCCTGGAGAGTGCCTCTGTCCCAGCTCCTCAACGCCTCTCCCATCCCCATATTCTATATCTACCCCGGCGTGCTTCAGATCGACGTAAGAGCCGGCGTCCCCAGAAACGTTACTCTCCCCACGTCTCCGCTGGGGAAGCCCTACGTGGTGTTGGACATGTCCCACGGCAACATGGTGCCAAGGGGCTTTATCGAAGTGCTTAGGGCCGAGCTGGCCGTCCGGGGCTTCGCGCTGGTGGCGGCGGCGAGCGAGAACCAACTGACCTCTCTCCTGGCCAACGCCACGGGGCTGGTCGTGGTTAACCCAACTGCGCCGTTTTCAAGAGACGCCCTGGCGGCTGTGTTAAACGCGACGGCCAGGGGGGTGAGGACGGCCTACTTCTACGACATGAGGGCAAGCGCCGTCGTTATTTCAGGAGGGGCGGCCTACGTGGCGCCCTACTCCGCCTACGCCGTCTTCGACCCCCTTCCTATGTACTTCAACATGTCCGGCCTAAGGGCAGTCTACAACTTCACAGCAGGGGGCAGGACCTACCTCCAGAACTGGCAGTTCGTCTATGTGGAGCCCAGCGGAAACTGGACCCTTTTGAGCGGCGTGAGGAGGCTGGTCCTCTTCAGCCCCTCGGCGGTGGCGACCAACGCCCCCCATAGGCTGACGGTGAGGGGCTACGTCTTCGGCTACGGAGAGGGGAACTACACCGTGGCTGCGCAGGCCGGCAACTTCCTCTTCGTGGGGTCGGTCAGATCCTTCACGCCCTACTTCATAACCCTGGGCGACAACCGCAGGTTCTTTAGCAACGTGGTGGCGTGGCTGACGGAGCCCAGACAGATAAAGGCCGCCAAGGCGCCCCACGCCTCCGGCGTCATCTACGTAGGCGGCTGA
- a CDS encoding DHHA1 domain-containing protein — MGRVLTVFAHGDADGVCSAAVVVAALAGEYDEVEVYFTHPVDLLEDFREFARGDVYIVDVAIDEKAAEEAGRVFAGYGGRVVYVDHHPLSADLPRVEVVHEVGSSASELAYRLLGGRLPKSYSRVALYGAISDYMDHTPWVREALEAWDRRIIYFEAGVLMQGLERARRDHDFKREVVRHLAKNLPPSAMARLMKMAEEQARVNEELVWWVEKNVSLRGSVALVVNPPGPLGLAANLARGLTGAEVGVAAEARGDMYIVSLRSRGLDLNAFLRDFARRYGVSGGGHPNAAGARIPRDLLPVLVEELSRLRR; from the coding sequence ATGGGCCGTGTTTTGACGGTCTTTGCACATGGTGATGCCGACGGCGTTTGTTCAGCGGCTGTTGTTGTGGCGGCACTGGCGGGGGAGTACGACGAGGTTGAGGTCTATTTTACACATCCAGTGGACCTGCTGGAGGACTTTAGGGAGTTCGCCCGGGGCGACGTCTACATAGTGGACGTGGCGATAGACGAGAAGGCGGCGGAGGAGGCTGGGCGGGTTTTCGCCGGGTACGGGGGGAGGGTGGTCTACGTCGACCACCACCCCCTTTCCGCCGACTTGCCTCGTGTGGAGGTTGTGCACGAGGTGGGCTCCTCGGCCTCCGAGCTGGCGTATAGACTCCTCGGCGGGAGGCTCCCCAAGTCCTACAGTAGAGTTGCCCTCTACGGCGCCATCAGCGACTATATGGATCACACGCCGTGGGTTAGGGAGGCGCTGGAGGCTTGGGACCGCCGGATTATATACTTCGAGGCGGGGGTTCTGATGCAAGGCTTGGAGAGGGCTAGGAGGGACCACGACTTCAAGAGGGAGGTGGTTAGGCATCTGGCGAAGAACCTCCCGCCGTCTGCGATGGCTAGGCTTATGAAGATGGCTGAGGAGCAGGCGAGGGTCAACGAGGAGCTCGTCTGGTGGGTGGAGAAGAACGTCTCGCTCCGCGGCTCAGTCGCGTTGGTGGTCAACCCGCCGGGGCCGCTTGGCTTAGCCGCCAACTTGGCCAGGGGGCTGACGGGGGCTGAGGTAGGGGTGGCGGCTGAGGCTAGAGGCGACATGTATATTGTGAGCCTCCGCTCCAGGGGGCTTGACCTAAACGCCTTTCTGAGGGATTTCGCCAGGAGATACGGCGTTTCGGGCGGGGGCCATCCAAATGCGGCCGGGGCGAGGATTCCAAGAGACCTCCTCCCCGTCCTCGTGGAGGAGCTCAGCCGCCTACGTAGATGA
- a CDS encoding ABC transporter ATP-binding protein: MEIVVKDVVKYYGDYPALRGVTLEVPKGAFQCIIGPSGSGKSTLLHIIGGVDKPTSGEVTVAGVRLNDLGDDELAEFRNRNVGFVFQMFYLIPRMSILENVELPLILRRVPREERRRAALEALRLVGLGHIDPRKRPTQLSGGEQQRVAIARAIVARPRILLADEPTGNLDSATAKVVMDTFLELKKTLGITIVMVTHNLELLPYCDAYAKMRDGKIVEISSKQQPT; this comes from the coding sequence GTGGAGATCGTTGTGAAAGACGTCGTTAAGTACTACGGCGACTACCCGGCGCTTAGAGGAGTCACTCTGGAGGTGCCGAAAGGCGCCTTCCAATGCATCATCGGCCCCTCAGGCTCTGGCAAGTCGACGCTTCTCCACATCATAGGGGGCGTGGACAAGCCCACAAGCGGCGAGGTGACGGTGGCCGGGGTGAGGCTAAATGACCTAGGCGATGACGAGCTTGCCGAGTTCAGGAACAGAAACGTCGGCTTCGTCTTCCAGATGTTCTACCTCATCCCCCGTATGTCTATCCTAGAAAACGTGGAGCTACCGCTGATCCTCAGGAGAGTGCCGAGAGAGGAGAGGAGGAGAGCCGCCCTAGAGGCGTTGAGACTTGTGGGGCTCGGCCACATAGACCCCAGGAAGAGGCCCACCCAGTTATCCGGCGGAGAACAACAGCGCGTGGCCATCGCGAGGGCAATAGTGGCGAGGCCGAGGATACTCCTGGCAGACGAGCCCACTGGCAACCTAGACAGCGCCACCGCAAAGGTGGTGATGGACACCTTCCTAGAGCTGAAGAAAACCCTCGGCATAACAATAGTGATGGTCACCCACAACTTAGAGCTACTGCCCTACTGCGACGCCTATGCCAAGATGAGAGACGGGAAGATAGTAGAAATAAGCAGCAAGCAGCAGCCTACCTAG
- a CDS encoding ATPase domain-containing protein codes for MMLRGVTLIYGPPGAGKTTFAAWYTYNNYDKIFWVSAFEDERTFRRNMAALGYNFGEKLVYWEAVLAGAEAFFNTLLDAVVREKPQALVIDSVTEFLAMGGGLDILHNVIYRAIKQGGVDVFLTAEREVAPKVAYVADNVIELAYEVYPYGAVREAVVRKIRGGKAGYTLPFVIREGTGILFVTPTEAAEARVMRIETGTCLDVAVGGLYKGLLHVLVGPPGAGKTWLMLKAVKSLRERGVKAEYISVTGGGFVYVQQFGVESIDVNLDLGELYAALATVKADVVFIRGLEALFRLYGEQLLYSTLQTLLRVARSGPAVVISLRDLHDLDVLFDVIVNVENRTVTGVRAPGGKIGEKVKC; via the coding sequence ATGATGCTTAGGGGAGTCACGCTTATCTATGGGCCGCCTGGCGCTGGAAAGACTACCTTTGCCGCATGGTATACCTATAACAATTATGATAAAATTTTTTGGGTCTCTGCCTTTGAAGATGAGAGAACCTTTAGGAGGAATATGGCGGCTTTGGGCTACAACTTCGGCGAGAAGCTCGTCTACTGGGAGGCGGTGTTGGCCGGCGCGGAGGCGTTTTTCAACACCCTGTTAGACGCAGTAGTTCGCGAAAAGCCGCAGGCCCTGGTAATAGACTCCGTGACGGAGTTTCTCGCCATGGGAGGGGGGTTGGACATCCTCCACAATGTTATTTACAGAGCTATAAAACAGGGAGGGGTCGACGTCTTTCTGACGGCGGAGAGGGAGGTTGCGCCAAAGGTGGCTTATGTGGCGGACAACGTCATTGAGCTGGCCTACGAGGTCTACCCCTACGGCGCCGTGAGAGAGGCCGTCGTGAGGAAGATACGCGGGGGGAAGGCGGGTTACACGTTACCCTTTGTAATTAGAGAAGGCACTGGCATACTCTTTGTAACGCCGACAGAGGCAGCAGAGGCGCGTGTAATGCGGATAGAGACTGGGACGTGTCTCGACGTAGCTGTCGGCGGGCTTTACAAGGGGCTGTTACATGTCCTTGTGGGACCGCCTGGGGCTGGAAAAACTTGGCTTATGTTGAAGGCTGTTAAATCTCTACGAGAGCGGGGTGTAAAAGCAGAGTATATAAGCGTAACTGGGGGCGGCTTCGTGTATGTTCAACAATTTGGTGTAGAATCCATAGACGTAAATCTAGACTTAGGCGAGTTATACGCTGCGTTAGCTACAGTTAAGGCAGACGTCGTTTTTATCAGAGGCTTAGAAGCTCTTTTTAGATTATATGGCGAACAACTACTGTACTCCACCCTACAGACGTTACTGAGGGTAGCCAGGTCGGGCCCCGCCGTAGTTATATCACTTAGAGATTTACACGATCTCGACGTGCTTTTCGACGTGATTGTAAACGTAGAGAATAGGACAGTCACAGGCGTGAGGGCGCCGGGCGGGAAGATAGGGGAGAAGGTCAAGTGTTGA
- a CDS encoding type II secretion system F family protein yields MRGLLYELYRQSGLAFSYRRYLATLTAAPAGAAAAAGAAGLLLLGPAAGAAFAAIAGLLAFAGLLLYPVHLVSARRSHFENNFVYTLSVLLPLLAAGVPLGRAVTRLAEVEDDRYIARELALAAREMVVMGSSPEEALRNSAARVPSPTYRETVEVLTKAARITQRVDLVLLARLDWMLRAKQVRAQSLVRSLSLMFEVFVVAVMLLPIMVYIVALSFSPLGALQVGGLALDPLTLMVLIGLVYTPVMGVVFYLIFDSITKI; encoded by the coding sequence ATGAGGGGCCTCCTCTACGAGCTCTATAGACAGAGCGGCCTCGCCTTCTCCTACCGCCGCTACCTAGCCACGCTGACAGCCGCTCCCGCCGGCGCCGCAGCCGCGGCCGGGGCCGCCGGCCTGCTCCTCCTGGGGCCAGCCGCGGGGGCCGCCTTCGCGGCGATAGCCGGCCTCCTCGCCTTCGCCGGCCTCCTCCTATACCCGGTACACCTCGTGTCTGCGAGACGTAGCCACTTCGAGAACAACTTCGTATACACCCTCTCGGTCCTCCTCCCGCTTCTCGCGGCGGGGGTGCCCCTGGGGAGGGCGGTGACGAGGCTGGCCGAGGTGGAGGACGATAGATACATAGCTAGAGAGCTCGCCCTGGCGGCGAGGGAGATGGTCGTCATGGGGTCAAGCCCCGAGGAGGCCCTGAGAAACAGCGCGGCGAGAGTCCCAAGCCCCACCTATAGAGAAACCGTGGAGGTCTTGACCAAGGCTGCTAGGATAACCCAGAGAGTCGACTTAGTGCTCCTAGCCAGGCTGGACTGGATGTTGAGGGCTAAACAAGTCAGAGCCCAGTCGCTGGTTAGGTCACTCTCCCTAATGTTCGAAGTCTTCGTCGTAGCCGTCATGCTCCTCCCCATAATGGTCTACATAGTGGCGCTTTCCTTCAGCCCACTCGGTGCACTGCAGGTGGGCGGCCTCGCCCTAGACCCCCTAACCCTTATGGTGCTCATAGGGCTGGTGTACACGCCCGTAATGGGCGTGGTCTTCTACCTAATATTCGATTCCATAACTAAGATATAG